TTGCAAAACCTTCCACAACAAGCGTCCCTGCGTGGACCATGTTGATGCGGTCCGCAACCAGCACCGCTTCGGCAATCTGATCAACCTTTTTTTCGATCGGGAGCGATTCACCAGTCAGTATGGCTTCATCGATACGCAGATTGTTTACAGAAATAAGCCGTGCATCTGCCGGTACTCTCGAACCATACGATAGTTTGATAATATCTCCAGGGACCAACATCATCGAGTCGATTTCTTGTTCGATTCCCTCACGCATAACTCGCGAACGATCCTTGATGTAGGTCGCAAGCTGATCGAGCGTGTGTTCAGCGTGATACTCGCGATAAAATCCAAGTCCCACATTTACCACAACCGCGCCGATGATGACACCCATGTTGACCCATTCACCGAGCACCCCGGTAAGTACTGCCGCTCCGACGAGTATAAAAATCAGCGGACTTGCAAACTGTTTTGCAAGCAATCGCGTCACGCTTGCACGTTCGCGTCTTTGAAAATCATTACTGCCATACTCTGCCACCCTCGTAGCTACCTCTACCTCTGTGAGGCCTTCAGGACGTGCTTCTAATTTCCGCAATAATTCATCAGCGGTTGCAAACCATGGCGCTGAAATTGATACTTTTTTATCCATACTTAGGGTAGTCTGTATTCTAAAGACTTCTCATTGGTAGTAATAATTACTATCTTACCTTATTTATGGTAAAAACTTTCAATAGTTCACTATTCAGAATTAATTTACTGGCAGTATTCCCAAAAATCTTTTTTATAATTCGTTGCGCTCGCGACACCTGTCCCTATATACCCTCTGCCACCAATACTAAAACCAGTAGCATTATTGCGAGCTATTCCCCCGAAGTCCGCTTTTTGTGTCCATGAATCAGCTATCGAATCATATTCCCAAAAATCTTTCTTGTAGCCACTTACTGCATTACCTGTCCCCACATATCCCTTGCTGCCAATAGTAAAACCCACTGCACCATCGCGTGCTACCCCACCAAAATCTGCTTTTTGAGTCCACGTGTTTAGAGTTGGATCATATTCCCAAAAATCATTCTTTTTACCCAACTCATCTTCTCCTGTTCCAAGGTATCCTTTTCCATTCAATGCAAAACCAACCGCCCTACTTCGAGCAGTCCCCGCGAAATCAGCTTTCTGCGTCCAGGTATCCGTGGTCGGATCATATTCCCAGAAAAAATTATTATTCGGGCTATTGATATTGTGCCCGGTGCCAATATATTCTTTAGAATTTAGTGAGGAGGCAACACTTTGATGCCAGCTAACAACATTAGCACTTGCCTTCTGTGTCCAAGTATTCAACGCAGGATCATACTGCCACATATCATCAAACGGACCGGTCGCCCAATTTATCCCTGTCCCCACATATCCCTTGCCGCCGATCGCAAAACCGACAGCTGCCATACGAGCAGTCCCCGCGAAGTCCACTTTTTGGGTCCAGGTGTTTGTGAGTTGATCATACTGCCAAAAATCTTTACGAAATTTATTTGTTCCGCCATTATATGCGTATCCCGTTCCCACATATCCTTTGTTGTCGATAGAAAATCCTACGGCTTCATGGCGCCCCATACCCCCAAAATCTGCTTTTTGCGTCCAGGTATTTGGCGTACACGCCGCGAGCGCCACGTTTACCGTCGTCTGTGCCGATGTCGTATTCGCGGTGCCGATTGCAGTCAACTTAAAGAGTGTTGTTTGCGTAAGCGGTCCCGTGACAATAGAACCTTCAGCTATTGGTGCAGCTGCCCCCACGCCCTGATCGATCGATCCTGTATTGCAGTTTACTGTCTTCCAATTGAGCACGGTCGTCTGTCCATAGGTTACGGTTTGCGGTGTTGCATTAAAAATAGAGATCGTGCATTGCGGTGGCGGCACAACCGTCACAATCTTGGTGGCTGATGTGGTGTTGATAGAGTTTGAGGCGGTCAGGATGAAAATGGTTGTTTGCGTAAGAGGGCCGGATGAAATAGTACCATCTACGGGAACATTGCCGGTCACAGGTGAGATAGAAACAGTCGTGCAGTTGGTGGTGTTCCACGTGAGAGTAGCAGTGGCGTTGTAAGGAATAGATGGCGGTAATGCAGTGAAAGAATTAATCATACACGGAGTAGGAATCCCAACCGTCACTTTAGCAGTCGCAGTGATAGTATTGGTGTCTCCGACGGCAGTAAGAAGATACACTTTTGTAGAAGTGAGCGGACCGGTACCAACTGATCCTGTAGGAAAAGGCGAGTTAATAAGAGTCGTAGAACCTTGCGTGATCGCATGGGACATGCAGCCTGTCGTGGACCAACTAAGAGTAGAGGATCCACCTGAAGCAACTGTAGCAGGCACAGCTTTAAACGAAATAATCGCACATGGAGCAAGGGTTTCATCATCCGCAGAAACCGTAAAAGGGTTGCTGTATGTAAAAGCTACAACTATAAGGACTCCCCAAAATATGTTTTTCATAAGCGCGTTATATCATATGCGTATTATTTGTCAAATACAGAGTAGTTGACTTATTTGATAATTTAAGGTACAACGTTACCAAGCTGTTACTCGCGCCTGGACCTTTCCTTGCGGATAAAGAGCAGTTTCTTAACAAAAAAATAACAAGAGATGAAAAAGATTACAACTTTTTTTCTTGCACTGACACTGTCGTGCATTGCAGTTTACTCACAATCACCACCTGTGATAGAAGAGGTTAAAAACATTGGAGGCAGCGCTAATGACTCTGCGTGCGGTTCAATTGTAACCCCGGATGGGGGCTACATTATCTTTGGCAGAACTGAGTCTGAAGATGGTGATGCTCCAAACAATTTCGGGAAATATGATGCCTATGCAATAAAATTTAATTCTGCCGGCACCAAAGTATGGGGAAACAATTTTGGTGGCAGCCAAAATGAAATTTTTAACAACGGTATTGCCCTTTCCGGCGGCGGATATGCATTTGTTGGTTATACATTTACTGCCAATGATAGCGATCAGGTAAAAGGTAAGCATGGAGGTGGGAGTACTAGCGACATCTGGTTTGTTAAAACAGATGCCCAGGGCAATCTTACTCAGCAGAAATGTGTAGGCGGATCTGGTAACGACATAGGTGTTGGCCTTACTGAATTAGCTAATGGAGGAATACTCATCTTCGGTAATACTTACTCAAACGATTTTGAGGTTTCCGAAAATTTTGGAGGATCTGATATGTGGCTAGTTGCCTTAGATGCAAATGCAGAAAAAGCCTGGGACTTAAGCTACGGAGGAAGTGGTGATGATGCAATTAATGATATTTACGTTTCAGGCACTCAAACCAGTATCGCTGGAAAAACAAACTCTCTGGACTTCGGTTATTATTACAGTACAGGAGGTAATGATGGAGTATTTTTGAAGATCCAAAATTCTAATGGCTTGCAATTAGGTCTGACAATTTTTGGAAGCACCTCAGATGATGAATTTATTTCTATCACTGCAGATGGAAGTACACTACTTCTTACCGGTACCACATCTGATGCAGGAACTGAAGACTTCTGGTCCGCACGCATAGACGATAATGGTAATCTTTACTGGCAAAATCTTCAGGGAGGTTCAGGAAGTGATCAACTAAATAGTGGCTGTTTCAAGGGACCTTTTGTGTTTACTGTAGGATCGACGAATTCCAACGATGGAGTATTTGTAAATAACCATGGTGGAACCGACGGATTTATCGACAAAAGAGTCTTACAGGAGTATGAACAGGGTGCACTTGAATGGCAAATGTTAGTCGGAGGAAGTGGTGATGATGCTATCGTATCAATTACCGATCTCGGTAGTGGAAGTTACCGTGTTGTTATGAATAGCAACTCTACTGACGGAGATCTTGCTGCTGGCAACCCAAAGGGCGGAAGTGATATTGTCATTGTAAGACTCGGAGGTGACTTTCCGACAAATGGGGATAACATCATTGATGAACAATCAATAAATGTTTATCCAAATCCTGTTGCAGATGTTGCCACTATTTCGTTCGGTAATATTGCACCGGAAGAATACGCAATAGTAAATATGCATGGACAGACTGTACTGTGTGGAAATTTGGTGCCTGGCACACAGAACATCATAGTTAACGGCAACGATTTGTCTACTGGTACTTATTTCCTTTACCTTTCTATTGGTGAAGAAATAATTACAAAAGAACTCGTAGTTCAAAAATAAAAAGAACAATGAGCCTTTCCAAAACATGGAAAGGCTTTTTTATTTTGACTTTTTATAATCCCTTAAAAATAGAGAAACTTACAAGACAGGCTCTTGTACTTGCTTCTTATACCAATGGTGCTCGATCGTATATTCGTCATAGCCATGGACGAATGTTGCGATAGCAGTACCGATAAGTATGAGGTGTGGCCAGACCGCTTCTCCAAAAAAGAGAAGTGACATCGTTAGGAACGAGAGGAAGAAGAGCGACGTGAATCGTATTTCAAATCCAATCATAAAGAAAAGACCAATCAGAAGTTCAAGTGCAAATGCACCGAAAACGAGAAACATCGGATCAAATGGAAAGTAGTTTGTTAGGTTATATTTAGCGACCGTATCAAGCGCAAGCGTGCCATGGAGAAACTTGGCGTAGCAAGAGGCAAACATAAGGGATACACCAAAGAGTATCCGCATAATCAGAAAGCTATACGGTCGTATATGAGCTGCCATTTGGGTCAACATAACTGACCAAGACGTAGGCTTTGAGTATATGCGATATGCACCGCCAAAAATAACAAGGACTGTTGCTTCACCTAAGTACGTAAAGTAGCTAACCATGTAGATTCCTTTTTTGGAAAACATATAAAGAAAAAGTAATCCAACGATAAAACTTCCAATTCGAGGAAAGAATCCAAAAAGTACTGAGACGCCCACAGCATAGACAATAAACTGAAATAAGAGTGTGTGGGCTGGGAAAAAGTAACTAAATGGTAATTCCAATCCAAAAATTGATCCATAATATGCACTTGCTATGAGCGCCAATCCGAAA
The Candidatus Nomurabacteria bacterium genome window above contains:
- a CDS encoding T9SS type A sorting domain-containing protein; the encoded protein is MKKITTFFLALTLSCIAVYSQSPPVIEEVKNIGGSANDSACGSIVTPDGGYIIFGRTESEDGDAPNNFGKYDAYAIKFNSAGTKVWGNNFGGSQNEIFNNGIALSGGGYAFVGYTFTANDSDQVKGKHGGGSTSDIWFVKTDAQGNLTQQKCVGGSGNDIGVGLTELANGGILIFGNTYSNDFEVSENFGGSDMWLVALDANAEKAWDLSYGGSGDDAINDIYVSGTQTSIAGKTNSLDFGYYYSTGGNDGVFLKIQNSNGLQLGLTIFGSTSDDEFISITADGSTLLLTGTTSDAGTEDFWSARIDDNGNLYWQNLQGGSGSDQLNSGCFKGPFVFTVGSTNSNDGVFVNNHGGTDGFIDKRVLQEYEQGALEWQMLVGGSGDDAIVSITDLGSGSYRVVMNSNSTDGDLAAGNPKGGSDIVIVRLGGDFPTNGDNIIDEQSINVYPNPVADVATISFGNIAPEEYAIVNMHGQTVLCGNLVPGTQNIIVNGNDLSTGTYFLYLSIGEEIITKELVVQK